Sequence from the Sphingobium indicum B90A genome:
CATCTTCTTTCGATCGGCGTCGGATCGGCCGATCCAACTGTCGACCGTGCCGGCCGCCGGTTGCGGCACGCCATAGACGATGGCGGCATAGAGCCGGTCGATCGAATGCGCCTTGAACTGCTGCGCCAGCCCTTCATGCGCGCGGTCGGACTTTGCGACGACCAGCAGGCCAGAAGTATCCTTGTCGATGCGATGAACGATGCCGGGGCGCGCCACGCCGCCGATTCCGGAGAGTCGGCCCTGGCAATGATGGAGCAGCGCATTGACCAGCGTCCCGTCCAGATTGCCCGCCGCCGGGTGGACGACCAGGCCCGCGGGCTTGTCGATGACGATCAGGTCCGCGTCCTCATGGACGATGGCCAGGGGGATGTCCTGCGCCACGGCCTCCGCCTCCATCGGCGGGGGCAGGACGATGGCGAAGGCCTGCCCTGCGGCGACCTTCATGGAGGGATTGGGGGATCGGCCGGCATGGGCGGGGCGGCCTGTCACCTGGCCTTCCGCGATCAGCGCCTTCAGCCGTTCGCGCGACAGGTCGGGAACCAGCTCGGCAAGCGCCTTGTCGAGGCGCATGCCGTCCTGCGCCTCGCCGATTGTCGCTTCAATGATGGAAACCCCCGAAACCATTGGGTAGGAAGGTAGGAATGAGGGTTTCGATTTCAAGGGGTCTGCTGGAACAAATCATGTCCGAAGCGGCGGCCGACCGGCATGAGGTCTGCGGCTTGCTTCTGGGGGAGGCGGGACGGATCGAAGCGGTTCGGCCCGCCGCCAATGTCGCGCCCGATCCGGCACGCCATTTCGAACTGGACCCCGCGGTGCTGATCGCGGCCCATCGCGATGCGCGGGCGGGCGGGGCGCGGATCGTCGGTCATTATCATTCGCACCCCGGTGGCCTGGCCGTGCCGTCCGAAACCGACGCGGCCTGGGCAGCGCCCGACGGCGGCCTATGGCTGATCGTCGGGGGAGAGGCGGCCCGCCTGTGGGTGGCCGAGCCGGGGCAGGACGGACGGGTGCAATTTGTCGAGGCTTTGCTCGACATCATGTGAGGGAGGGTTGCATCGCGCGGCGGGGCAGCGCATTAGCCGTTCATTCCTTCCTGTTCATTTTTGCGGCGGCAGCGAACCTTCATGACCAATCCGATCGACAGCATCGATTTTGCCAGCCTGCTCTGCTCGCGCCTGTGCCATGACCTTCTCAGTCCGGTCGGCGCGCTCAACAACGGGCTTGAGCTGATGGCGGACGAGACGGACCCGGAAATGCGGCAACGCTGCCTTGACCTGCTGGCGGACAGCGCCAAGACGTCCGCGAACAAGCTGAAATTCTTTCGCCTGGCCTTCGGTTCGGCGGGCGGCTTCGGCGATGCCGTGCCGACCCATGAGGCGCGGGTGGCGATAGAGGGCATGTTCGCGGCTTCGGGCCGGGTGAAGATTGGCTGGCTGGTCGAGGACGACATGCTGGAAAAACTGCCGGTCAAGGTGCTGCTGAACCTGGCGCTGATCGCGGGCGATGCGCTGGTGCGGGGCGGTCAGCTTGACATCGGGGCGGAGAAGCGGCCAGGCGTGACGGAGATCGTCGTGCGGGCGGAAGGGCCGAAGCTGGTGCTCGACCCTGACCTGCGGGCCGCGCTGGCGGGGACTTTGCCGCCGGAGGGGCTGGCTTCGCGAACGTCGGCGGCGTGGATGGTGCGCACCCTGGTGACGAGCGTCGGCGGCGAGATCGCGCTATCGCCTGCCGGCGAGCCGATATTGCTGTTCGGGGCGTCCATTCCGGAGGCGCGTTAAGCGCTTTCCCGCATTTCCCTCGCCAGAAGGCGGATAAGGTCGGCGGCGGGCATGGCGCGAGCCAGCGGCGCGCCCTGGCCGGCCCATTGCGCGCCGAAGCCGCCTTCGCCCTTGGCCTTCGCCGCGGCGTTGAGCGCTTTGCCGGCATCATAGGCGATCGGATAGGCGGGCGGCAGCAACGCGGCTTCGGCGTCCCAGGCGGTGAAGCGATTGGCAAGGCAGCGGGCCGGGCGGCCTGAAATGGCGCGCGTCATCACGGTATGATGGGCGCCGGGGCCCGCGAGGGCGGCGCGATAGGCTTCGTCGGCGCTGCTTTCCGTGCAGGCGATGAAGGCGGTGCCGAGCTGCGCTGCGACCGCGCCGAGCGCAAGAGCGGCGCGAACGCCTTGCCCATCCATGATGCCGCCCGCCGCGATCACAGGCAGTCCGCATTGGGCGACGAGCAGGCGGGTGAGGGCGAAGGTGCCGAGCTGGTCGTCAGGCGCCTCGGGATCGAAGGCGCCTCTATGGCCCCCTGCCTCATGGCCTTGCGCGACTATGGCGTCGACGCCTGCCTCCCGCGCGGCCCGCGCTTCGGCAGGATTGGTGGCGGTGGCGAGGAGAAGGCATCCGGCTTGCTTGAGTGCCGCGATGCGGGTTGGATCGGGCAGTCCGAAGTGGAAGCTGACGACCGGCGGCGCGAGTTCGACCAGGACGGCAAGCATCGCGTCGTCCTCGACGAAGCTGCGGTAGATTTCGTGAAGGGCGGCTGGGGGGCGGGCGTCATAGGCCTGGAACAGCGGCGTCAGCGTGGCCAGCCAGGCCGCTTCCCTGGCGGGGTCGCCACGGGCCGGCGCATGAGTGAAGAGATTGACGTTGAAGGGGCGGTCGGTCCGGGCGCGGACGGCTTCCATCATGGCGCGGGCGCCTGTCGCATCGGTCGCGCCTACGGCAATGGAGCCGAGCGCCCCGGCATTGGAGACGGCTGCCGCCATGGCGGGCGTGGAGACGCCGGCCATGGGCGCCTGGACGATGGGATGGGACAGGCCGAGCGACTCGATGATCGACATGGGACGATTGTCGGAGCTTTGCGGGAGGCGGGCAATGGGGAGGATTAGGACTGGATATCCGGCTTCCGCGTTCAGGTGGCGTTCCCGTCATCTCTATCGCCCGAAATGAAAAGAGCCCGGTCGCCAGTGCGACCGAGCCCCTTTCCCAACAGTCCCGAACGGATCAGGCGCTGTAGTACATGTCGAATTCGACCGGGGAGGGAGCCATTTCCCAGCGGTACACTTCGGGCCACTTGAGTTCGAGATAGGCCTCGATCTGGTCCTTCGTGAACACGTCGCCCTTCAGCAGGAAGTCGTGGTCGGCGGCCAGCGAGTTCAGCGCTTCACGCAGCGAACCGCAGACGGTCGGCACCTGGCTCAGTTCCTCCGGCGGCAGGTCATAGAGGTTCTTGTCCATCGCGGCGCCCGGATGGATCTTGTTCTCGATGCCGTCGAGGCCGGCCATCAGCAGCGCCGAATAGCACAGATAGGGGTTGGCCATCGCGTCGGGGAAGCGGAATTCCACGCGCTTCGCCTTGGCGCCCGCGCCATAGGGAATGCGGCAGGAGGCCGAGCGGTTGCGGGCCGAATAGGCCAGCAGGACCGGGGCTTCGAAGCCCGGCACCAGGCGCTTGTAGCTGTTGGTGGTCGGGTTGGTGAAGGCGTTGAGGGCCTTGGCGTGCTTGATGACGCCGCCGATGAAGTAGAGGCAGGTTTCGCTGAGACCCGCATAACCTTCGCCCGCGAACAGCGGCTTGCCGCCTTCCCAGATCGACATGTGGGTGTGCATGCCCGAACCATTGTCCTGCGCGATCGGCTTGGGCATGAAGGTCGCGGTCTTGCCATAGGCCTGGGCGACCATCTGCACGACATATTTGTAGATCTGCATGCGGTCGGCGGTCTGCACCAGCGTGCCGAAGGTCAGGCCCAGTTCGTGCTGCGCGGCGGCCACCTCATGGTGGTGCTTGTCGCAGGGCAGGCCCATTTCGAGCATGGTCGAAACCATCTCGGCGCGGATGTCGGTGCAGGGATCGACCGGCGCGACGGGGAAATAGCCGCCCTTGGCGCGAGGACGGTGGGCCAGGTTGCCGCCCTCATATTCCTTGCCGGTGTTGGTCGGCAGCTCGACATCGTCGATCTTGAAGAAGGACTCGTTATAGTCCGAATTGAAACGGACATCGTCGAACATGAAGAATTCGGCTTCCGGGCCGACATAGACGGTGTCGCCGAAACCGGCCGACTTGACGAAGGCCTCCGCGCGCTTCGCGGTCGAACGCGGGTCGCGGCTGTAGAGTTCGCCCGTGTCGGGTTCGACGATGTCGCAGAAGATGATCAGCATGGGCGTGGCGCTGAACGGATCGACATAGACGGCATCGAGGTCCGGCTTCAGGATCATGTCCGATTCGTTGATCGCCTTCCAACCTTCGATGGACGAACCGTCGAACATCAGGCCCTGGGTCAGTTCATCCTCGCCCAGCACCGAAGACACCATGGTCAGGTGCTGCCACTTGCCCTTGGGATCGGTGAAGCGGACATCGACCCATTCGATCTCCTTTTCCTCGATCATCTTCAGGATGTCTTTAGGCGTGTTAGCCATGTGAACCTTGCCCTTCTTTCATGATACCCCCCCGAAGGGGTA
This genomic interval carries:
- a CDS encoding RluA family pseudouridine synthase, with the protein product MVSGVSIIEATIGEAQDGMRLDKALAELVPDLSRERLKALIAEGQVTGRPAHAGRSPNPSMKVAAGQAFAIVLPPPMEAEAVAQDIPLAIVHEDADLIVIDKPAGLVVHPAAGNLDGTLVNALLHHCQGRLSGIGGVARPGIVHRIDKDTSGLLVVAKSDRAHEGLAQQFKAHSIDRLYAAIVYGVPQPAAGTVDSWIGRSDADRKKMAVHREGRGKHAVTHYRTMERLRGAAMVECRLETGRTHQVRVHMAHLGHPLIGDPVYGRERKGFKSILETLGFNRQALHAKRLGFIHPVTGEALSFDSKLPADMQELLSELHV
- a CDS encoding M67 family metallopeptidase → MRVSISRGLLEQIMSEAAADRHEVCGLLLGEAGRIEAVRPAANVAPDPARHFELDPAVLIAAHRDARAGGARIVGHYHSHPGGLAVPSETDAAWAAPDGGLWLIVGGEAARLWVAEPGQDGRVQFVEALLDIM
- the glnA gene encoding type I glutamate--ammonia ligase, which translates into the protein MANTPKDILKMIEEKEIEWVDVRFTDPKGKWQHLTMVSSVLGEDELTQGLMFDGSSIEGWKAINESDMILKPDLDAVYVDPFSATPMLIIFCDIVEPDTGELYSRDPRSTAKRAEAFVKSAGFGDTVYVGPEAEFFMFDDVRFNSDYNESFFKIDDVELPTNTGKEYEGGNLAHRPRAKGGYFPVAPVDPCTDIRAEMVSTMLEMGLPCDKHHHEVAAAQHELGLTFGTLVQTADRMQIYKYVVQMVAQAYGKTATFMPKPIAQDNGSGMHTHMSIWEGGKPLFAGEGYAGLSETCLYFIGGVIKHAKALNAFTNPTTNSYKRLVPGFEAPVLLAYSARNRSASCRIPYGAGAKAKRVEFRFPDAMANPYLCYSALLMAGLDGIENKIHPGAAMDKNLYDLPPEELSQVPTVCGSLREALNSLAADHDFLLKGDVFTKDQIEAYLELKWPEVYRWEMAPSPVEFDMYYSA
- a CDS encoding histidine phosphotransferase family protein; protein product: MTNPIDSIDFASLLCSRLCHDLLSPVGALNNGLELMADETDPEMRQRCLDLLADSAKTSANKLKFFRLAFGSAGGFGDAVPTHEARVAIEGMFAASGRVKIGWLVEDDMLEKLPVKVLLNLALIAGDALVRGGQLDIGAEKRPGVTEIVVRAEGPKLVLDPDLRAALAGTLPPEGLASRTSAAWMVRTLVTSVGGEIALSPAGEPILLFGASIPEAR
- a CDS encoding NAD(P)H-dependent flavin oxidoreductase, which codes for MSIIESLGLSHPIVQAPMAGVSTPAMAAAVSNAGALGSIAVGATDATGARAMMEAVRARTDRPFNVNLFTHAPARGDPAREAAWLATLTPLFQAYDARPPAALHEIYRSFVEDDAMLAVLVELAPPVVSFHFGLPDPTRIAALKQAGCLLLATATNPAEARAAREAGVDAIVAQGHEAGGHRGAFDPEAPDDQLGTFALTRLLVAQCGLPVIAAGGIMDGQGVRAALALGAVAAQLGTAFIACTESSADEAYRAALAGPGAHHTVMTRAISGRPARCLANRFTAWDAEAALLPPAYPIAYDAGKALNAAAKAKGEGGFGAQWAGQGAPLARAMPAADLIRLLAREMRESA